CAGTCGGCGGCGCATCCCACCTGAATACGTGGACACTCGCCGCGCGCCCGCCTCGCTCAGCGAGAAACGCCTCAGTAGGTCATCCGCGATCGCGCCCGGGTCCTTGAGGTGGCGCAGCTTGGCGACGAGGGCGAGGTTCTCCCGACCGCTGAGGATCTCGTCGACGGCCGCGAACTGCCCGGTGAGACTGATGGACCCCCGCACGTTCGCCGGTTGCGTCGCGACGTCGAAGCCATTGACGCTCGCCGTCCCCGCGTCGGCCTTCAGGAGCGTGGCGAGGATCCTCACGGTCGTGGTCTTGCCCGCCCCGTTGGAGCCGAGCAGGGCGAAGATGCTGCCCGGCGCCACGTCGAAGTCCACGCCGCGCAGCACTGCGAGCTTCCCGTACGACTTCTCGAGACCCTGCACGCTCATCGCCGGTCCGGCGATCGTTTGAGCCGTCATGGTCATCTGCCTCCTTTGCGGAGCTGCTCCACGCGACTGCGAGGTCACCCCTGCCGGAAGGATGGAGGGTTGACCCAGCGTCAAGGTCAAGCCCACTCCGACCGCGGCATCCAGACCGCCGGCTCCGATGTCCGGTCAAGCACTCTTCGTGACCAACTACTGACCTCGACGCCGCCGTCAAGCGGCTCGCCGCCGACGGCTTCCCCGTCACCGTCGAGCTGCTCGCCCGGCTCTCCCCGCTTCAGTACGACCACATAAACTTCCGCGGCCGCTCTGCCTTCACCCAGTCCGCGGCGCCCGGCGTGCGCCCGTTGCGTGACCCCCACGCCCACGACGAGTCAGACGACGGCGAGGCCGAGTAACGGAGGCGCCGCACGATGCCTGATCCTTTCCACCAGCACCAGGGTGGTGGCCGCGGCCATCCGCATTCGCCGTGCGGTTCCTGGCCGGGCTTTCCTCGAGCTTGTACAGCGCCAGTAGGTGGCGAGCCAGGGCGAGTGCGGCAAGCAGCGCTACGAGCACGCACACACCCCACCAGCCAGCCTGGCCCCAGACGCGTACTCCGAGCCAGGAACCTGCGCTGCCGCCCAGATAGGCGCAGGTCATGTAGGCGGTGTTGAGCCTGCTGCGGGCGTCGGCGCGCAGGGCGTAGACGCGGACTTGATTGGCGACCATGCCGGACTGCATCGCGGTGTCGAGGAGCAGCGTGCCGAGTGTCAGGGAGGTCAGGCCCAGCGTGCCGCCCCGGGTACCAACGGTGAGGATCGCGGCCGAGACGAGGACGCCAAACATGCAGACCAGGTTCACTGGATCGGGGCCGTAGCGGTCCACCAGACGGCCGGCGAGCGGGGTGCAGACCATGGTCACCGCGCCGACCAGGGCGATCATTCCTACCGCCTGGGCACCCAGCCCGTAGGCCGGTCCGGCGAGCAGGAGCGCCAGGCAGGTCCAGACCGCGGAGAACCCGGCGAAGACGGTTGCCTGGTAGAAGCACGAGCGGCGCAGGTCTGGCTCGGTGCGCAGCAGGCGCAGCGGCTCGGCCAGGAGCGCTGTGTACGGCTGGCGGGAGGACGGGGTTGTGGTCGGCACCGCGAACGCCAAGACGGTGGCGAGGATCAGGGCCAGGACCGCGGCGACCACGTAGGGGGCCCGCCAACCCAGCCACTCACCGAGCGTGCCGCTGAAGGTCCGGGCCAGCAGCATGCCGCCGGTCGATCCGCTCAGCAGGGTGCCGATCACCGCTCCTTGGCGGTCGGCGGCCACGAGACCAGCCGCCAGGGGGCCGACGATCTGCGCGCCCACGGTAGTCAGGCCGACAAGGGTGCTGGCGGCAATGAGGGCCGGCAGAGCCGGTGCGCAACCCGCTGCGAGCAGTGCCAGGCCGGTCAGGGCGAGGAGGGCGACGAGGAACGAGCGGTGCGGGAGCCGGTCGCCGAGCGGCACCAACAAGACCATCCCGGCCGTGTAGCCGATCTGCGTGGCGGTCACCACCGCAGCGGCGGAATCGGGCGACACGTGCAGCCCGGCGGCGACCAGTGGACCGATGGCCTGCGGGAAGTAGATGTTGCCCACTGCCACGGCGCATGTGACAGCCAGTATCAGGACCATCCGGCGGCTCATCCTTCAGTCCACCGGCCCGTCCGCGACGTAGATGACCTGGCCGGAGACGAACCCCGCCCCGGGACTTACGAGGAAGGAGTCGGTATGTGTGATGTCGTCAGGCAGGCCCACCCGGCCGACCGGGATGGACTGCTCCGCCCTGTGCCGGAACTCCTCGAAGCTCAGGCCGAGTCGCCGGGCCGAGGCTCTGGTCATGTCGCTCACGACGAAGTCCGGCGCGATGGCGTTCGCGGTCACGCCATGCGGGCCGAGCTGGAGAGCGAGGGATTTGGTGAATCCGATCAAACCCACCTCCGCGCCGGTGTAGTCGACGCGGCCGGCATCACCGACCGCGGAGCTGCTCGACATGATGACGATGCGTCCCCAGCTGGCCGTCACCATGTGCGGGCAGACGGCCCGGGCGGCGAAGAACGGGCCGCTGAGGTTGATCCCCAAGACCGTGTCCCACTGCTGCGCGGTCATGTCCACAAGATCAGCACGGGGTCCGATGCCGGCGTTGCAGACCAGCACCGTCGGCGGTCCAGACGCGGCGGCGATCCGGACGACGGCCGCAGTGACCGCGGCCTCGTCGGAGACATCAGCGGCGACGGCCGGCGCTGCGCCGCCGGCACTTGTGAGGGCCTCCACGGTATCGCCGCAGTCCGTCTCGTCCAGATCGATCACGCCGACGGCCAGGCCGTCGCCCGCCAGGCGCCTGGCAACAGCGGCGCCGATACCGCGGGCAGCACCGGTGACAACCGCCGTCCGCTGCACATGAGTTGTGGGTGTCATGGGAGGAAGTCCACGGCATCGACGTTGCGTCGCCAATCGATGTAGCGTTGGGCTTAATGATCAGCTTTGTGCTCGGCGTCGAGGACCTCGCGGACACCCGCTTCGCCCTCTCACCCCTGCACGAAACCCTGTTCAGCCTGCGGGTGCTGCAGGATCCGGGCCTGTCGGCGCTGCATCTGCCCTGGCGCAGGTCCGTACTCGGCAGACTCGGCACGCTCGACACCGGTCTATTGATGTCCTTGGTCGCCCAACGGCGCACCCTCCCCGATTTCCTGACCCCGAATCCCGCGAGCTTCGCGCCGGCCTTCGAAGAGGAGCTCTTCGTCGTCCGTCAGGCGTCTTGCGCTCGGGTCCGTCACGACCTGCTGCTCGCGCACGCGCCCGACCCTGTTCCCGAAGCGCTCCGCGACGCCACCGCCGAAGACGCGTCTGTCGCCAGACTCCGCGACGCCATCTGCGATCTCCTGCGGCAGTACTGGGAGGTAGCGATCGAGCCGGTGTGGCCGCAGATGCGGCTGGTGCTGGAAGCTGACATGACCTACCGCGCCCGCCAGCTCGCCGTGGGTGGCGCCCGACTGCTGTTCGCCGACATGCACCCGAACCTGCGCTGGCAAGGCGGAGAGCTGTACATCCACAAGATGATCAGCAGGCACCGGGTTGCGGCATCTGGCCGGGGACTGCTGCTCCTCCCGTCCGTGTTCGCACACAAGCCCGCGCCCCCTGTGAGCCCGGACGAGCCGCCGAGCCTCGTCTATCCCAGCCGGGGAGTAGCCACGCTGTGGGGCTCGGAGATGCCGACCGTCGACACAA
Above is a genomic segment from Streptomyces sp. R21 containing:
- a CDS encoding ABC transporter ATP-binding protein, whose product is MTAQTIAGPAMSVQGLEKSYGKLAVLRGVDFDVAPGSIFALLGSNGAGKTTTVRILATLLKADAGTASVNGFDVATQPANVRGSISLTGQFAAVDEILSGRENLALVAKLRHLKDPGAIADDLLRRFSLSEAGARRVSTYSGGMRRRLDIAMSLIGNSPVIFLDEPTAGLDPEARIEVWDAVKELARHGTTVLLTTQYLYEAEQLADRIAILHQGRIIVNGTLAELKQLFPPATVEYVEKQPTLEEVFLAVIGGDKSNAIGATTRGQG
- a CDS encoding MFS transporter, whose amino-acid sequence is MVLILAVTCAVAVGNIYFPQAIGPLVAAGLHVSPDSAAAVVTATQIGYTAGMVLLVPLGDRLPHRSFLVALLALTGLALLAAGCAPALPALIAASTLVGLTTVGAQIVGPLAAGLVAADRQGAVIGTLLSGSTGGMLLARTFSGTLGEWLGWRAPYVVAAVLALILATVLAFAVPTTTPSSRQPYTALLAEPLRLLRTEPDLRRSCFYQATVFAGFSAVWTCLALLLAGPAYGLGAQAVGMIALVGAVTMVCTPLAGRLVDRYGPDPVNLVCMFGVLVSAAILTVGTRGGTLGLTSLTLGTLLLDTAMQSGMVANQVRVYALRADARSRLNTAYMTCAYLGGSAGSWLGVRVWGQAGWWGVCVLVALLAALALARHLLALYKLEESPARNRTANADGRGHHPGAGGKDQASCGASVTRPRRRLTRRGRGGHATGARRAPRTG
- a CDS encoding SDR family NAD(P)-dependent oxidoreductase, encoding MTPTTHVQRTAVVTGAARGIGAAVARRLAGDGLAVGVIDLDETDCGDTVEALTSAGGAAPAVAADVSDEAAVTAAVVRIAAASGPPTVLVCNAGIGPRADLVDMTAQQWDTVLGINLSGPFFAARAVCPHMVTASWGRIVIMSSSSAVGDAGRVDYTGAEVGLIGFTKSLALQLGPHGVTANAIAPDFVVSDMTRASARRLGLSFEEFRHRAEQSIPVGRVGLPDDITHTDSFLVSPGAGFVSGQVIYVADGPVD
- a CDS encoding ArsR family transcriptional regulator; this translates as MISFVLGVEDLADTRFALSPLHETLFSLRVLQDPGLSALHLPWRRSVLGRLGTLDTGLLMSLVAQRRTLPDFLTPNPASFAPAFEEELFVVRQASCARVRHDLLLAHAPDPVPEALRDATAEDASVARLRDAICDLLRQYWEVAIEPVWPQMRLVLEADMTYRARQLAVGGARLLFADMHPNLRWQGGELYIHKMISRHRVAASGRGLLLLPSVFAHKPAPPVSPDEPPSLVYPSRGVATLWGSEMPTVDTTALVSLLGSSRARLLSLLEEPLPTVELARRLRVTPSAVSQHLRVLHSTGLVTRTRDGRHVLYRRSALGDRLTTTGSRPRTHDS